Proteins encoded in a region of the Marmota flaviventris isolate mMarFla1 chromosome 3, mMarFla1.hap1, whole genome shotgun sequence genome:
- the Bcdin3d gene encoding LOW QUALITY PROTEIN: RNA 5'-monophosphate methyltransferase (The sequence of the model RefSeq protein was modified relative to this genomic sequence to represent the inferred CDS: inserted 2 bases in 1 codon), translating to MAAPARLTGEGIGENAAEEEPRVLEPGAAPFGNFPHYSRFHPPEQRLRLLPPELLRRLFPPERSEARPILGLDVGCNSGDLSVALYKHFLSLHDGENCSDASRELRLLCCDIDPVLVERAKKECPFPDGLNFITLDFMNQRTRKVLLSSFLSQFGRSVFDIGFCMSITMWIHLNHGDHGLWEFLAHLSSLCRYLLVEPQPWKCYRAAARRLRKLGLHDFDHFHSLAIRGDMANQIVQILTQDHGMELVCCFGNTSWDRSLLLFRXHLIPESLIEEKERNRLRFWRQ from the exons ATGGCGGCGCCCGCGAGACTGACGGGAGAGGGTATTGGGGAGAATGCAGCAGAAGAGGAGCCACGGGTTCTGGAACCCGGGGCCGCTCCGTTCGGAAATTTTCCTCATTATTCCCGCTTTCACCCTCCAGAGCAACGGCTTCGCCTCCTGCCCCCGGAGCTGCTTCGAAGGCTCTTCCCTCCCGAGCGTTCCGAGGCAAGGCCGATCCTGGGGCTCGACGTGGGGTGTAACTCCGGG GATCTGAGTGTGGCTCTATACAAACACTTCCTTTCCTTACATGATGGGGAGAACTGCTCAGATGCCTCCAGAGAACTCCGTCTCCTATGCTGTGACATAGATCCAGTCCTGGTGGAGCGAGCTAAAAAAGAATGTCCTTTTCCTGATGGCTTGAATTTTATCACCCTGGACTTCATGAATCAAAGGACCCGGAAGGTTCTCTTGAGCTCCTTCTTAAGTCAATTTGGACGTTCAGTTTTTGACATTGGCTTCTGTATGTCAATAACCATGTGGATTCATCTTAACCATGGGGACCATGGCCTGTGGGAGTTCCTGGCCCATCTTTCCTCCCTCTGCCGCTACCTCCTTGTGGAGCCACAGCCTTGGAAGTGTTACCGAGCAGCTGCAAGGCGTCTCCGAAAGCTGGGACTCCATGATTTTGATCACTTCCATTCCCTTGCCATCCGAGGTGATATGGCCAATCAGATTGTGCAGATCTTGACCCAGGACCATGGCATGGAATTAGTATGCTGCTTTGGCAACACTAGTTGGGACCGAAGCCTTCTACTCTTCAG GCATCTGATCCCTGAATCactgatagaagagaaagaaaggaacagaTTAAGATTCTGGAGGCAGTAA